A single genomic interval of candidate division WOR-3 bacterium harbors:
- a CDS encoding replication-associated recombination protein A, with product MHPADPNTPLADRMRPISLDDIVGQEHLLARDKPFRKMLERGELHSMILWGPPGSGKTTLARAIAHYTQAEFITISAVTSGVADIRRTVKIAEQNRRMFQKQTILFIDEIHRFNKAQQDALLPYVESGLLILIGATTENPSFEVIAPLLSRTRVYLLNQLSPDNLKTLMRRALQSEQGLAALKPAVDDRALEYFTIIAQGDARVALTALEISVISAEPDENGIRRVTLELAQDIVQRKFLLYDKSGEEHYNLISALHKSLRDSDPDAALYWLARMLEAGEDPLYIARRLVRFASEDIGMANPNALLIANAAKDAVHFIGMPEGNTALAQAVIYLALAPKSNAVYRAYTMAKKDALNSLTEPVPLHLRNPVTPLMEQLGYGKDYKYAHDFPNAQVDQEHFPESLKGRKYYFPTDRGFEGELKKRLGKQKPGKEK from the coding sequence ATGCATCCAGCCGACCCCAATACGCCTCTTGCCGACCGAATGCGGCCAATATCCCTTGACGACATCGTGGGTCAGGAACACCTCCTTGCCCGCGACAAACCGTTCCGCAAGATGCTGGAACGCGGAGAACTCCATTCAATGATTCTCTGGGGTCCACCGGGCTCGGGCAAAACCACCCTTGCCCGGGCAATCGCCCATTACACCCAGGCGGAGTTCATCACCATCTCAGCGGTCACTTCGGGCGTTGCTGACATCCGCCGCACCGTAAAAATTGCCGAACAGAACCGCCGGATGTTTCAAAAGCAGACCATTTTGTTCATCGATGAAATCCACCGCTTTAACAAGGCGCAGCAGGATGCCCTTCTCCCCTATGTGGAATCCGGTTTACTAATCTTAATCGGCGCCACAACCGAAAACCCATCCTTTGAAGTCATCGCACCCCTTTTGTCCCGCACCCGGGTTTATCTCCTCAACCAGCTCTCCCCGGACAACCTGAAAACCCTGATGCGCCGGGCGCTCCAGTCCGAGCAGGGTCTGGCAGCGCTCAAACCAGCGGTTGACGACCGGGCGCTTGAATACTTCACCATTATCGCCCAGGGCGATGCCCGTGTTGCCCTGACCGCGCTCGAAATCTCGGTCATCTCTGCCGAACCGGACGAAAACGGCATCCGCCGGGTCACGCTGGAACTGGCACAGGACATCGTCCAGCGCAAATTTCTCCTTTACGACAAAAGCGGTGAAGAACATTACAACCTGATTTCTGCCCTGCACAAATCTTTGCGCGACTCGGACCCGGACGCTGCTCTGTACTGGCTGGCAAGAATGCTCGAGGCGGGCGAAGACCCGCTCTACATCGCCCGGCGCCTGGTCCGATTTGCCTCCGAAGACATCGGAATGGCAAACCCCAACGCCCTCTTAATCGCCAACGCTGCCAAAGATGCGGTTCACTTCATCGGAATGCCCGAAGGCAACACCGCTCTGGCACAGGCGGTCATCTACCTTGCTTTAGCACCGAAATCAAATGCGGTCTATCGCGCCTATACAATGGCAAAAAAGGACGCCTTAAACAGTTTGACCGAACCGGTGCCGCTCCATCTGCGCAACCCGGTAACACCCTTAATGGAACAACTGGGCTATGGCAAAGATTACAAATACGCCCACGACTTTCCTAATGCGCAGGTTGACCAGGAGCACTTTCCCGAATCCTTGAAAGGCAGAAAATACTACTTCCCAACCGACCGGGGCTTTGAAGGCGAACTCAAAAAACGGTTGGGCAAACAAAAGCCGGGAAAAGAAAAATAA
- a CDS encoding T9SS type A sorting domain-containing protein: MARIGACLASVLLSFVLVSAQPYRCDWSVNGIGGGDMSGGNIRSSVTAGQTAIGRLTGTNLFALIGFWQPDVQVGIAEEQESVVGVGLKTSLARLPNPSRLPLRLAYSLAQKADVRLEIFDLTGRLIARPVNSFQNPGRYSVLWNGRDTKGRKLPCGVYFLRFRAGEHQEKRKLILQ, from the coding sequence ATGGCGCGTATTGGCGCCTGTTTAGCATCGGTACTACTCTCTTTCGTTTTGGTATCTGCCCAGCCCTACCGGTGTGACTGGAGTGTAAACGGGATTGGCGGTGGTGATATGAGCGGTGGCAACATTCGTTCATCGGTTACCGCGGGTCAGACTGCGATTGGCAGGCTTACCGGTACCAATCTTTTTGCCCTGATTGGCTTCTGGCAGCCTGATGTCCAGGTGGGCATTGCCGAAGAGCAGGAGTCGGTTGTAGGGGTGGGATTAAAGACCAGCCTGGCGCGGCTACCCAATCCGTCTCGTTTGCCATTGCGGCTTGCCTATTCACTCGCTCAAAAGGCGGATGTCCGGCTTGAGATTTTTGACCTTACCGGCAGACTAATTGCCCGACCGGTGAACTCCTTTCAGAATCCGGGCAGATACAGCGTACTCTGGAACGGCAGGGACACAAAGGGCAGAAAACTGCCCTGTGGTGTGTACTTCTTGCGGTTTAGGGCAGGCGAGCATCAGGAAAAGAGAAAACTCATCCTGCAATAG
- a CDS encoding PLDc_N domain-containing protein, with the protein MLNCTPVPVCTCGPLPHRFWGGPLTGIIGLGLFVLWIWVLIDLLTKETDENNQRLIWGLVVGLTYVIGAILYIIIRRPERIKTLGR; encoded by the coding sequence ATGTTGAATTGTACACCGGTACCGGTCTGCACTTGCGGACCTTTACCCCATCGTTTCTGGGGAGGACCTTTAACCGGAATCATCGGCTTGGGGCTATTTGTCCTTTGGATATGGGTGTTGATTGACCTTTTGACCAAAGAGACTGACGAAAACAACCAACGCCTTATCTGGGGACTTGTTGTTGGACTCACTTATGTAATTGGTGCCATTTTATACATAATTATTCGCCGGCCCGAACGCATCAAAACCCTGGGAAGATAA
- a CDS encoding tetratricopeptide repeat protein: protein MLHLFIISFFFSSLPANDINTLCDRAQFFLFNRHLNRTYLDSAYTILAHCRTLDAKHERTLYLWSRIHTQMGEDARNAAEKIRLFERAKAIAETLQAINPNNPDGYLWWAIPQGRIGQVRGVLNSLFMVPDLKKMFNKTLELDSGYAAAYDALGVLYYELPSFAGGDLKKAEKFLIQGLRVDPNYTVIRLDLAKVYIKQRRYEDAKRELQYILKTSKPTYPADYFLDDKPAAEKLLEELTQKKCKS from the coding sequence ATGCTTCATCTGTTTATCATTTCTTTTTTCTTTAGTTCTCTGCCCGCCAATGATATCAACACTCTGTGCGACCGAGCGCAATTTTTCCTCTTCAATCGCCACTTAAACCGCACCTATCTTGACTCCGCCTACACAATTCTCGCCCACTGCCGCACCCTTGATGCCAAGCACGAGCGCACCCTTTACCTCTGGTCCCGAATTCACACCCAGATGGGCGAAGATGCCCGTAATGCCGCCGAAAAAATCCGCCTCTTTGAAAGGGCAAAGGCGATTGCGGAAACGCTCCAGGCAATCAACCCGAACAACCCGGACGGCTATTTGTGGTGGGCAATTCCTCAAGGTAGAATCGGCCAGGTGCGGGGCGTGCTCAACTCCCTTTTTATGGTTCCCGACCTCAAAAAGATGTTCAACAAAACCCTGGAACTTGACTCCGGTTACGCCGCTGCCTATGATGCCTTGGGTGTACTCTATTACGAACTGCCTTCATTTGCCGGTGGTGACTTGAAAAAAGCGGAAAAATTCCTGATTCAAGGGTTAAGGGTCGACCCCAACTACACCGTCATCCGACTCGATCTTGCAAAGGTATACATCAAACAACGCCGTTATGAAGACGCCAAGCGCGAACTTCAGTACATCCTTAAAACATCCAAACCAACTTATCCGGCAGACTACTTTTTAGATGACAAACCCGCCGCCGAAAAACTGTTAGAAGAGCTAACCCAGAAAAAATGCAAGTCCTGA
- a CDS encoding T9SS type A sorting domain-containing protein: protein MKRFVVLFFLPALCLAIYDMEWFDLNNWRCPFYNDSRWGIDITQGSGVGGGTWPYPLHNVYIFGAGPWIGAVVGSDTLVTVGYNPNTGGTEMHPSLCRYWRQTPLDSADRIYKYPGDWPAPLSRFPMAPQVNRSEMDLWFGSGDSNPAAHTVPGRPLGIDIYVTVYGFSDSIARDMFFLKYELANASGVARNGVCFGIVVDADIGYFSEDMTGLILNKRFQVGGDTFWVKNLGFFYDYDNIEVPHQNWERGVPGAIALRLLQAPNNLGLTAFKRLTIEGDPTTDGEQYLTLMGYNYFTREYEPFDSIDLVPADKRALFATGPFDLAPDSVLTFWYAVIAAPYGDSAQPPQQRDTTQLALRAWWAEQVWQRILAVEEVAGKPLISPALYPNPCRLGTPLHINSAQPVWIYDVQGRLIKELSGAGVKVWNGTDIYNRRVVPGVYLVKIGTGKEASTRKVIIIGR, encoded by the coding sequence ATGAAACGGTTTGTTGTGCTCTTTTTCCTGCCCGCCTTATGTCTCGCCATCTACGATATGGAGTGGTTTGACCTGAACAACTGGCGCTGCCCGTTCTACAACGACAGCCGCTGGGGCATTGACATCACTCAGGGCAGCGGCGTTGGTGGCGGCACCTGGCCCTATCCGCTACACAATGTGTATATCTTTGGTGCCGGACCCTGGATTGGTGCGGTTGTCGGTTCAGATACGCTGGTGACCGTGGGCTACAACCCGAACACGGGCGGGACTGAAATGCACCCCAGCCTCTGCCGTTACTGGCGCCAGACTCCGTTAGATTCTGCGGACCGCATTTACAAGTATCCGGGTGATTGGCCTGCGCCACTTTCCCGGTTTCCGATGGCACCACAGGTAAACCGCTCGGAGATGGATTTGTGGTTTGGTTCCGGCGATTCCAATCCCGCCGCGCACACTGTACCAGGCAGACCATTGGGTATTGACATCTATGTTACGGTTTATGGCTTTTCCGACTCTATTGCCCGGGATATGTTTTTCTTGAAGTATGAACTTGCCAACGCATCCGGGGTCGCCCGCAATGGTGTTTGTTTTGGAATTGTGGTTGATGCGGACATCGGCTATTTTTCAGAGGATATGACCGGCTTGATTCTCAATAAACGGTTTCAGGTTGGTGGCGATACCTTCTGGGTGAAAAACCTTGGCTTCTTTTATGATTATGACAATATTGAAGTGCCCCATCAAAATTGGGAACGCGGTGTTCCGGGTGCGATTGCGCTCCGGTTGTTACAGGCGCCCAACAACCTCGGCTTGACCGCATTCAAACGGCTTACGATTGAGGGTGACCCAACAACCGATGGCGAGCAGTATTTGACCCTGATGGGCTACAACTACTTTACCCGTGAGTATGAGCCTTTTGACTCTATTGATTTGGTACCCGCAGACAAAAGGGCGCTTTTTGCCACCGGTCCGTTTGACCTTGCGCCCGATTCGGTTCTGACCTTCTGGTATGCGGTAATCGCCGCGCCCTATGGCGACAGCGCTCAGCCACCCCAGCAAAGGGACACCACTCAGTTAGCGTTGCGTGCCTGGTGGGCAGAGCAGGTGTGGCAGCGGATACTGGCGGTTGAAGAGGTGGCAGGTAAACCGCTCATTTCGCCAGCCTTGTATCCCAATCCTTGCCGGCTTGGTACACCACTTCATATTAACAGCGCGCAACCGGTCTGGATTTACGATGTCCAGGGCAGGCTGATAAAAGAGTTATCCGGCGCTGGTGTCAAAGTCTGGAACGGCACCGACATCTACAACCGGCGTGTTGTGCCCGGTGTCTATCTGGTAAAGATTGGTACCGGCAAAGAGGCAAGCACCAGAAAGGTGATAATTATCGGCAGATAG
- a CDS encoding T9SS type A sorting domain-containing protein: MKYALLLLALTFLSLSAQPYRCDWSVSGIGGGDMSGGNIRSSVTAGQTAIGRLTGTNLFALIGFWQPDVQVGIAEEQESVVGVGLKTSLARLPNPSRLPLRLAYSLAQKADVRLEIFDLTGRLIARPVNSFQNPGRYSVLWNGRDTKGRKLPCGVYFLRFRAGEHQEKRKLIIH, from the coding sequence ATGAAGTACGCGCTTCTTCTACTCGCGCTGACATTTCTTTCTCTTTCTGCCCAGCCTTATCGGTGTGACTGGAGTGTGAGCGGGATTGGCGGCGGTGATATGAGCGGTGGCAACATTCGTTCATCGGTTACCGCGGGTCAGACTGCGATTGGCAGGCTTACCGGTACCAATCTTTTTGCCCTGATTGGCTTCTGGCAGCCTGATGTCCAGGTGGGCATTGCCGAAGAGCAGGAGTCGGTTGTAGGGGTGGGATTAAAGACCAGCCTGGCGCGGCTACCCAATCCGTCTCGTTTGCCATTGCGGCTTGCCTATTCACTCGCTCAAAAGGCGGATGTCCGGCTTGAGATTTTTGACCTTACCGGCAGACTAATTGCCCGACCGGTGAACTCCTTTCAGAATCCGGGCAGATACAGCGTGCTCTGGAACGGCAGGGACACAAAGGGCAGAAAACTGCCCTGTGGTGTGTACTTCTTGCGGTTTAGGGCAGGCGAGCATCAAGAGAAACGAAAACTCATCATCCACTAA
- a CDS encoding long-chain fatty acid--CoA ligase: protein MAETLYFSFLETAQRLPSQPALMHKVGNKFRTITYGELNRFVDETAAGLQAQGVKPGMRVGIYSYNRPEWPIADLAAIKLGAVVVPIYHTLSVDAVCYILNEAEVSHLFIESPELLAPLVPCLPQLSNLQLIITFFEQLPGNFNGKPFVSLTKLREQGARFLKQHPDDVKPHQAQPDDLLTICYTSGTTGEPKGAMLSHRNILTNARAAIERFNITEKDRFVSFLPLCHMFERTCGYYTMLLAGATIAYAQSIQTIREDVAQIKPTVLLVVPRVLEKVYNAVQEKVLTGPPLQRRLMIATLKTSTRCAILRSQKKNIPLGLKLKKKILDLLVVRKLRRLGGGRIRIIMSGGAPLERKLARTFRNLGFNLLEGYGLTETAPVVCAAVPGEEKVGTVGKPFPGVQVKIGENDEILVRGVNVMKGYFKKPEETARAIDAEGWFHTGDQGRFDADGNLIITGRIKELIVNSYGKNIPPVPIEQALINSKYIEQAVVFGDRKPYLVALIVPARLTLEDYARQEKIPFGKFEELLNHPKIIELFRTEVARATAHFASYEQVRKFRLIPEPLTVENNLLTPTLKVRRQPTYEMYKDLIESMYQEE from the coding sequence ATGGCTGAAACGCTCTATTTCTCTTTTCTTGAAACTGCCCAGCGTTTACCATCGCAACCCGCTTTAATGCACAAAGTGGGCAACAAATTTAGAACAATTACCTATGGCGAATTGAACCGCTTCGTTGACGAAACTGCTGCCGGTCTCCAGGCTCAGGGCGTCAAACCCGGGATGCGGGTCGGCATCTACTCCTACAATAGGCCTGAATGGCCCATCGCCGACCTTGCCGCTATCAAACTGGGTGCAGTGGTCGTGCCCATCTACCACACCCTTTCTGTTGATGCCGTTTGTTACATTCTTAACGAAGCCGAGGTCAGTCATCTGTTCATCGAGAGTCCGGAACTACTCGCACCACTTGTTCCTTGCCTTCCCCAACTCTCCAATCTCCAGCTCATCATAACCTTCTTTGAACAGTTGCCGGGTAACTTCAATGGTAAACCGTTTGTATCTCTGACCAAACTTCGCGAACAGGGTGCTCGTTTCCTAAAACAGCACCCGGATGATGTAAAACCGCACCAAGCCCAGCCCGATGACTTGCTGACAATCTGTTACACCTCGGGCACAACCGGTGAACCCAAGGGTGCGATGCTCTCCCATCGCAATATCCTGACCAACGCCCGGGCAGCGATTGAGCGCTTTAACATTACCGAAAAAGACCGGTTCGTATCCTTCTTACCGCTCTGCCATATGTTTGAACGCACCTGTGGCTATTACACAATGCTCCTTGCCGGAGCAACGATTGCTTACGCTCAATCGATTCAAACAATTCGCGAAGATGTTGCGCAAATCAAACCCACGGTCTTACTTGTTGTTCCTCGGGTTCTCGAAAAAGTTTACAATGCGGTTCAGGAAAAGGTTTTGACCGGACCGCCCCTGCAGCGCCGGCTGATGATTGCCACCCTGAAAACATCAACCCGGTGTGCCATCCTGCGCTCCCAGAAAAAAAACATCCCCTTGGGATTGAAGCTTAAGAAAAAAATCCTTGACCTTCTTGTTGTCAGAAAATTGCGCCGGCTCGGCGGAGGTAGAATTCGCATCATTATGTCCGGTGGCGCACCTCTTGAGCGAAAACTCGCCCGAACCTTCCGGAATCTCGGCTTCAACCTCCTTGAAGGCTATGGATTGACCGAAACCGCACCGGTCGTCTGTGCTGCCGTGCCCGGCGAAGAGAAAGTCGGCACGGTTGGCAAACCTTTCCCCGGTGTCCAGGTAAAAATCGGAGAAAATGACGAAATCCTCGTCCGCGGTGTCAATGTAATGAAAGGCTATTTTAAAAAACCCGAGGAAACCGCTCGAGCAATCGACGCCGAAGGCTGGTTCCACACCGGCGACCAAGGACGATTTGACGCCGATGGCAATCTAATCATCACCGGCAGAATCAAAGAACTCATTGTCAACTCCTATGGTAAAAACATACCGCCGGTCCCAATTGAACAGGCGCTCATTAACTCCAAGTACATTGAACAGGCGGTTGTATTCGGCGACCGAAAACCATATCTTGTCGCATTGATTGTCCCGGCTCGTTTGACCCTTGAAGACTATGCCCGTCAGGAGAAAATCCCTTTCGGTAAATTTGAGGAACTGCTTAACCATCCTAAAATCATCGAACTTTTCCGCACCGAAGTCGCCCGTGCTACCGCCCATTTCGCCTCGTACGAACAGGTACGCAAATTCCGCCTCATCCCCGAACCATTAACAGTAGAAAATAACCTCTTGACTCCAACCCTCAAAGTCCGGCGCCAGCCAACTTATGAAATGTACAAAGACCTGATTGAATCAATGTATCAGGAGGAGTAG
- a CDS encoding DUF59 domain-containing protein — MTDRNALLVRTILIIILLIAGIAITLLPHWLRSAKNVQPVTLEAKGWSYTGAASPDSLLIIHRLHRVIDPELGTDLINIGLLETLKIDTAGNVRVVFNLTTPFCPYIKQLAKSTLDTLVATPGVRRVTVKFDPGIKH, encoded by the coding sequence ATGACAGACAGAAATGCGCTTCTCGTTCGCACCATCCTCATCATCATCCTTCTCATCGCCGGTATTGCCATAACGCTCCTTCCTCACTGGCTCCGTTCAGCAAAAAATGTTCAGCCCGTTACCCTCGAAGCCAAGGGCTGGTCTTATACCGGTGCCGCTTCCCCGGACTCGCTCTTGATAATCCACCGCCTGCATCGGGTAATTGACCCGGAACTGGGTACCGACCTGATTAACATCGGTTTACTTGAAACGCTTAAAATTGACACTGCCGGCAATGTCCGGGTTGTGTTCAACCTTACCACCCCTTTTTGTCCCTACATAAAACAACTGGCTAAATCAACCCTTGATACATTAGTGGCAACACCTGGTGTCCGCCGCGTCACCGTGAAATTTGACCCCGGCATTAAACATTAG
- a CDS encoding sulfite exporter TauE/SafE family protein produces MEKIFLRALMLGLSSGASCLGFCLPVALPTIAGAHRPGFKSTALNLAFFLLGRLFAYLISGLIFGLLGSTISRFAPFHRLILPFLYIVLAALLILYGITSLNPFARYTFCRVIRFGTESRWFIFLMGILIGLSPCPPFLLALTSVVDIGGIINGIIFFLLFFSATTIFFIPLLLIGIFNRFATVRLASRILAIITGYYFLIIGIRIFLV; encoded by the coding sequence ATGGAAAAAATATTTCTCCGCGCCCTGATGCTCGGTTTATCATCGGGCGCATCCTGCCTTGGTTTCTGCCTACCGGTGGCACTTCCGACCATCGCCGGTGCTCACCGTCCCGGGTTCAAATCTACCGCTTTGAACCTTGCGTTTTTTCTCCTGGGTCGCCTTTTTGCCTATCTCATCTCCGGTCTTATTTTTGGCTTGCTCGGCTCTACCATTTCCCGTTTCGCGCCCTTCCACCGTTTAATTTTACCATTTCTCTATATCGTTCTTGCCGCCCTTCTCATCCTCTATGGCATTACAAGCCTCAACCCCTTTGCCCGTTACACCTTCTGCCGAGTAATTCGTTTTGGCACCGAATCCCGCTGGTTCATCTTCTTGATGGGCATCCTCATCGGACTTTCTCCCTGCCCACCTTTCCTGCTTGCCCTTACCAGCGTCGTTGACATCGGAGGTATCATAAATGGCATCATCTTCTTTCTTTTGTTCTTCTCCGCCACCACGATATTCTTCATTCCCCTTCTCCTTATTGGCATATTCAACCGCTTTGCAACTGTTCGCCTCGCCTCACGCATCCTCGCCATTATCACCGGCTACTACTTCCTCATTATTGGCATCCGCATTTTCTTAGTTTAA
- a CDS encoding NAD-dependent epimerase/dehydratase family protein, translating into MKVLVTGANGFIGSHLCAVLLKRGYEVRGLVRKTSNLEWLEGLDLELVYGSLEDEDSLSRAVEGVEVVFHTAAVVRARRKTDFLRVNYEGSERLARVAVTAGVKRFVLFSSVAAAGPVQTGRSLSDKEAPTPVSFYGRAKLEAERAVLKYKESLHLVILRFPAVYGPRDRDGLLMWRMFCRGLAPIMGGTFSLVYVEDAVRAAVLAGEKDCPSGAVFFISDGNCYSYYELAKVWQEITGKRVLCFRLPKVLAFLAAGLNQWLNREGAIFNPDKVRELCQECWVCTDPRAETELGFKPEFDLRKGAERTLQWYKEKGWLAKGCIKTKAS; encoded by the coding sequence ATGAAGGTGCTTGTGACCGGGGCTAACGGATTTATCGGTTCCCATCTGTGCGCTGTATTGCTCAAAAGAGGTTATGAAGTGCGGGGTCTGGTGCGGAAGACAAGTAACTTAGAGTGGCTGGAAGGTCTGGATTTAGAATTGGTTTACGGCTCTCTTGAGGATGAGGATTCGCTTTCCCGGGCAGTTGAAGGTGTTGAGGTGGTGTTTCATACGGCGGCGGTGGTGCGGGCACGACGGAAGACAGATTTTTTACGGGTGAATTACGAGGGTTCGGAGCGACTGGCAAGGGTGGCGGTCACGGCGGGTGTAAAACGGTTTGTGCTTTTTTCTTCGGTAGCAGCGGCTGGTCCGGTGCAAACCGGCAGAAGTTTAAGTGATAAAGAGGCACCAACGCCAGTGAGTTTTTACGGTCGTGCAAAACTGGAAGCGGAACGGGCGGTGCTAAAATATAAGGAAAGTCTACATCTGGTGATTTTGCGGTTTCCGGCGGTTTACGGTCCCAGAGACCGCGATGGTCTTTTGATGTGGCGAATGTTTTGCCGCGGTTTGGCACCGATAATGGGTGGAACATTTTCTTTAGTTTATGTGGAGGATGCGGTTCGTGCCGCAGTTCTTGCCGGAGAGAAAGACTGTCCTTCAGGCGCAGTTTTCTTTATTTCGGACGGTAACTGTTACAGTTATTACGAACTGGCAAAGGTGTGGCAGGAAATAACGGGTAAGAGGGTTTTATGCTTTCGTTTGCCGAAAGTGCTGGCATTTCTTGCCGCAGGTTTGAATCAATGGTTGAATCGGGAAGGGGCGATTTTCAACCCGGACAAGGTGCGGGAGTTATGTCAGGAATGCTGGGTCTGCACCGACCCAAGGGCAGAAACGGAATTGGGGTTTAAGCCGGAGTTTGATTTAAGAAAAGGGGCGGAAAGGACTTTGCAGTGGTATAAGGAGAAAGGATGGCTGGCAAAGGGATGCATCAAGACAAAAGCAAGTTGA
- a CDS encoding sugar phosphate isomerase/epimerase, whose product MPEDERLRRRLGIQILFDFSDVIDAVEFAAGAGFGVLEINLGNIRFGEQLRHIRERQEVRKSAARLGVKLAIHALEGPSFFIPSRRVRRCAVAELKQTLNWAEEIGARNVVMHLGFDMHYGLGTGGNRYTHEEFPDYYDDALFEALAELKEFARGKARLCIENVGGFRFAPTKRVLPKLLGGSLGLCFDIGHIAILPDERKEEEFEFFQRYKQQIFHSHIHHNHGTRDEHLPLGAGSTDVRRYLRLLVNSNAWLVMETRPKEAALAARDYFVRVVPKLR is encoded by the coding sequence GTGCCTGAAGATGAGAGGCTAAGAAGACGGCTCGGGATTCAAATTCTCTTTGACTTCTCGGATGTAATCGATGCGGTTGAGTTCGCCGCCGGTGCCGGTTTTGGGGTTCTCGAAATTAACCTGGGTAATATCCGCTTTGGGGAGCAGTTACGCCATATTCGGGAGCGACAGGAGGTTAGAAAAAGTGCCGCGCGGCTGGGTGTAAAACTGGCAATCCATGCGCTGGAGGGTCCTTCGTTTTTTATTCCGAGCCGACGGGTACGAAGATGCGCGGTTGCCGAGTTGAAGCAAACTTTAAACTGGGCTGAGGAGATTGGTGCCCGGAATGTGGTGATGCATTTAGGGTTTGATATGCATTACGGGTTGGGTACAGGCGGCAATCGTTATACCCATGAGGAGTTTCCGGACTATTATGACGATGCGCTTTTTGAGGCGCTTGCCGAGCTGAAAGAGTTTGCCCGGGGCAAAGCAAGATTGTGCATCGAAAATGTCGGCGGGTTCAGGTTTGCGCCGACCAAGCGGGTTTTACCCAAACTACTGGGCGGCAGTTTAGGGCTGTGCTTTGACATTGGACATATTGCAATTTTGCCCGATGAGCGTAAAGAGGAAGAGTTTGAGTTTTTCCAGAGGTATAAACAGCAGATATTTCATTCGCACATCCATCACAATCATGGAACAAGGGATGAACACCTGCCGCTTGGTGCGGGTAGTACCGATGTCCGCCGTTATCTGCGTTTGTTGGTTAACAGTAATGCCTGGCTGGTGATGGAGACAAGGCCAAAAGAGGCAGCACTTGCTGCCCGGGACTATTTTGTGAGGGTAGTGCCGAAGTTGAGATGA